The following are encoded in a window of Candidatus Fluviicola riflensis genomic DNA:
- a CDS encoding 30S ribosomal protein S7, with translation MRRRKAKKIAILPDPKFNDVLVTKFVNNLMYSGKKNLAFKIFYDAIEIVDKKLEEQEALEVFKKALDNVTPSVEVRSRRVGGATFQIPTPVREGRKQSLAMKWLIGYARKRNEKSMAGKLASEIIAASKEEGAAFKKKEDTLRMAEANKAFSHFRF, from the coding sequence ATGAGAAGAAGAAAAGCGAAAAAAATTGCCATCCTCCCGGATCCAAAGTTTAACGACGTTTTGGTAACGAAGTTTGTAAACAACTTGATGTATTCCGGTAAAAAGAACCTGGCATTTAAGATTTTCTACGATGCAATTGAAATCGTAGACAAAAAATTAGAAGAACAAGAGGCCTTGGAAGTGTTCAAAAAAGCATTGGATAACGTTACTCCATCTGTGGAGGTGCGTTCCCGTCGTGTTGGTGGAGCTACTTTCCAAATTCCTACTCCGGTTCGTGAAGGACGTAAACAATCATTGGCCATGAAATGGTTGATCGGTTATGCCCGTAAACGTAACGAGAAATCAATGGCTGGCAAATTGGCCTCTGAAATTATTGCTGCTTCAAAAGAAGAAGGTGCTGCTTTCAAAAAGAAAGAAGATACACTTCGTATGGCTGAAGCGAATAAGGCATTCTCACATTTTAGATTCTAA
- a CDS encoding 30S ribosomal protein S12: protein MPTIQQLVRKGRTAVVKKSKSAALDSCPQRKGVCVRVYTTTPKKPNSAMRKVARVRLTNGKEVNAYIGGEGHNLQEHSLVLVRGGRVKDLPGVRYHIVRGAEDTAGVEGRSQRRSKYGTKRPKAKK, encoded by the coding sequence ATGCCAACTATCCAACAGTTAGTGCGCAAGGGAAGGACTGCGGTTGTTAAGAAGTCAAAGTCAGCGGCTTTGGATTCTTGTCCGCAGCGCAAAGGAGTATGTGTGCGTGTGTACACCACTACACCTAAGAAGCCGAACTCAGCTATGCGTAAAGTAGCGCGTGTTCGTCTTACCAACGGTAAAGAAGTAAATGCTTACATCGGTGGTGAAGGTCACAACTTACAAGAGCACTCTTTAGTGCTTGTACGTGGTGGAAGGGTTAAAGATTTACCAGGGGTTCGTTACCACATCGTTCGTGGTGCGGAAGATACAGCTGGTGTTGAAGGCCGTTCACAACGTCGTTCTAAGTATGGAACAAAACGTCCGAAAGCTAAGAAATAA
- a CDS encoding 3-oxoacyl-ACP synthase, with protein sequence MRSIITGTGAYIPTIVKTNRDFMVHEFYDEQQQPIQIAPEAIARKFETITGIQERRYATSQMNCSDMAFYAAEQALNDSGCNWEEIDQIIVAHNFGDVVKHTIQTDVIPSIASRVKHKLGIKNPNCVAYDVLFGCPGWLQGMIQGHLFMVAGAAKKCLVIGAEALSRVLDPYDRDSMIFADGAGAVVMELLDQPESGILSFSNQSHCEDEVDYLNLGKSNFPESDPRVRFVKMKGRKVYEYAIKNVPLAMKDCIDKAGIGIEEVKKIFIHQANEKLDEAIVRELYKLYGHDKIPENVMPMNIHKLGNSSVATIPTLYNMVRKGEMPGYEVEKGQVILFASVGAGMNINAVCYRV encoded by the coding sequence ATGAGAAGTATTATTACAGGTACTGGGGCCTATATTCCAACCATCGTAAAAACCAACCGTGATTTCATGGTGCATGAATTCTACGATGAACAGCAACAACCCATTCAGATCGCTCCCGAGGCAATTGCCCGCAAGTTCGAAACCATTACCGGAATTCAGGAACGCCGTTACGCGACTTCCCAAATGAATTGCTCCGATATGGCTTTCTATGCCGCCGAACAGGCGCTCAACGATTCCGGTTGCAACTGGGAAGAGATTGATCAGATTATCGTGGCACACAACTTCGGCGATGTGGTAAAACATACCATTCAAACGGATGTCATTCCTTCGATCGCATCCCGTGTGAAACATAAACTCGGAATCAAAAACCCGAACTGTGTGGCGTATGATGTCCTCTTCGGCTGTCCGGGTTGGTTGCAAGGTATGATCCAGGGACATTTATTCATGGTAGCAGGGGCCGCCAAAAAATGTCTGGTAATCGGTGCCGAAGCATTGAGCCGTGTACTTGATCCGTATGATCGCGATAGTATGATCTTCGCCGATGGAGCTGGAGCGGTGGTAATGGAATTACTGGACCAACCCGAAAGTGGAATTCTGTCATTCAGCAACCAGAGCCATTGCGAAGACGAAGTCGATTACCTCAATTTAGGCAAGTCCAACTTTCCGGAATCGGATCCGCGCGTGCGCTTCGTTAAAATGAAAGGCCGCAAAGTCTATGAATACGCCATCAAGAATGTGCCACTGGCCATGAAGGATTGTATCGACAAAGCAGGAATTGGCATTGAAGAAGTCAAAAAGATCTTCATTCACCAGGCCAACGAAAAGCTCGACGAAGCCATTGTGCGCGAACTGTATAAGTTATACGGACACGACAAGATTCCTGAAAACGTCATGCCGATGAATATCCATAAATTGGGCAACAGTTCTGTTGCGACCATTCCTACCTTATATAATATGGTGCGCAAAGGCGAAATGCCCGGCTACGAAGTAGAGAAGGGGCAAGTCATTCTTTTTGCTTCTGTAGGCGCAGGAATGAATATCAATGCTGTTTGTTATCGAGTTTGA
- a CDS encoding ATP-dependent DNA helicase, with protein sequence MDYLDSLNESQRVAVENIEGPTMVIAGAGSGKTRVLTYRIAYMMQKGVDPFNILALTFTNKAAKEMTERIGSIVGSGEAKNITMGTFHSVFARILRYNADRLGYPQNFTIYDTQDTKSLLKDIVKELNLDDKIYKPSMVYGRISAAKNNLISPEAYAENTDIIAEDRQSQRPEMARLYKTYTVRCFKAGAMDFDDLLYQTNVLLRDFPDVLHYYQQKFRYILVDEYQDTNYAQYLIVKKLAAVYENLCVVGDDAQSIYSFRGANIQNILNFKNDYPDFKLFKLEQNYRSTQTIVEAANSVISRNKEQIKKSVWTENELGLPIKVIRTMTDNEEGKIIANKIFDVKHAETSKWSDFAILYRTNRQSRSFEEALRRLNMPYKIYGGLSFYQRKEIKDLMAYFRLTANPKDEEALKRVINYPKRGIGKTSWESIIIAANQYNVSLWDVISDFMSYPVNIPGATRTKISDFVTMIQSFSAQLLTQSAYDLAQHIAKSSGILKELYTDKDKGPEEVERYQNIEELLAGIKEFTVQRGEDEQAVLSDYMIDVALLTDADNDKDDDKNKITMMTIHSSKGLEFPHVFLVGLEENLFPSQLSINSRTELEEERRLFYVAVTRAEKTCTISYASSRFQWGNLVSSEPSRFIAEINQDYLTFENPYGSSMGGGRSLNSGRPVTERGFVGGLNKTTTAPSAGSLKSLSDLSNKPATSEAMNLDLKVGYNVEHDRFGKGKVTKLEGTGVDKKATIFFPHAGAKTLLLRFAKLTVLED encoded by the coding sequence ATGGATTATTTGGATAGCCTAAACGAAAGCCAACGCGTTGCAGTAGAAAATATTGAAGGCCCCACGATGGTGATCGCCGGAGCGGGATCAGGAAAAACCCGGGTATTGACTTACCGGATTGCATATATGATGCAGAAAGGAGTTGACCCGTTCAATATTCTGGCGCTTACTTTTACCAATAAGGCGGCAAAAGAAATGACGGAACGAATCGGTTCTATCGTTGGTAGCGGCGAGGCTAAAAACATTACAATGGGGACTTTTCACTCGGTGTTTGCGCGCATTTTGCGTTACAATGCTGACCGGTTGGGTTATCCGCAAAACTTTACCATTTACGATACGCAAGATACCAAGAGTTTACTGAAAGACATTGTCAAAGAATTAAATCTCGACGACAAGATTTACAAACCGAGTATGGTTTACGGGCGCATTTCAGCTGCCAAAAACAACCTGATTTCTCCGGAAGCTTACGCCGAAAACACAGATATTATTGCCGAAGATCGTCAAAGCCAACGGCCGGAAATGGCACGTCTTTACAAAACGTATACGGTTCGTTGTTTCAAAGCGGGCGCGATGGATTTTGACGATTTGTTGTACCAGACCAATGTGCTGCTACGCGATTTTCCGGATGTGTTGCATTATTACCAGCAAAAGTTCCGCTACATTCTGGTAGATGAGTACCAGGATACGAATTATGCGCAATACCTGATCGTGAAAAAACTGGCGGCTGTGTATGAAAATCTCTGCGTAGTAGGCGATGATGCTCAAAGTATTTATTCATTCCGCGGAGCGAATATTCAGAACATCCTGAATTTCAAAAATGATTACCCCGATTTCAAACTTTTTAAGCTCGAGCAAAATTACCGCAGTACGCAAACCATCGTGGAAGCGGCCAATAGTGTGATCTCGCGCAATAAGGAACAGATCAAAAAAAGTGTTTGGACGGAAAACGAGCTGGGACTCCCGATCAAGGTGATTCGTACCATGACCGATAACGAAGAAGGAAAGATTATCGCCAACAAGATTTTCGATGTGAAACATGCCGAAACCAGTAAATGGAGTGATTTCGCGATTCTTTACCGCACCAACCGGCAATCGCGTTCGTTTGAGGAGGCATTGCGTCGCTTGAATATGCCGTATAAAATCTATGGTGGCTTGTCGTTTTATCAGCGCAAGGAAATCAAGGATCTGATGGCTTATTTTCGTTTGACGGCGAATCCAAAGGATGAGGAAGCATTAAAACGTGTGATCAATTATCCGAAACGCGGTATCGGGAAAACTTCCTGGGAAAGCATCATCATTGCGGCGAATCAGTACAATGTTTCTTTGTGGGATGTCATTTCCGATTTCATGAGTTACCCGGTGAATATTCCGGGAGCTACACGCACCAAGATCAGTGATTTTGTGACAATGATCCAAAGTTTTTCGGCACAATTACTTACACAATCGGCGTATGACCTTGCACAGCACATTGCTAAATCTTCCGGAATTCTGAAGGAACTTTATACTGATAAAGATAAAGGTCCGGAAGAAGTAGAGCGTTATCAAAACATCGAAGAACTATTGGCCGGTATCAAGGAATTTACGGTTCAGCGTGGCGAGGATGAACAAGCTGTTTTATCTGATTATATGATCGATGTGGCCCTGTTGACAGATGCCGACAATGATAAAGACGACGATAAGAACAAGATTACCATGATGACCATTCACTCGAGTAAGGGATTGGAGTTTCCGCACGTGTTTTTGGTTGGTTTGGAAGAAAACCTGTTTCCATCACAGTTATCTATCAATTCACGAACTGAACTGGAAGAAGAACGGCGTTTGTTTTACGTGGCCGTAACCCGTGCTGAAAAAACCTGTACCATTTCGTATGCGTCTTCGCGGTTCCAATGGGGAAACCTGGTTTCTTCGGAGCCAAGTCGTTTTATTGCCGAGATCAATCAGGATTACCTGACCTTTGAAAATCCTTATGGTTCTTCGATGGGCGGCGGACGATCATTGAACTCGGGCCGGCCGGTTACCGAACGTGGTTTTGTGGGCGGCTTGAATAAAACAACAACGGCACCTTCGGCGGGCTCCTTGAAAAGCCTGAGTGATCTGAGCAACAAACCCGCTACTTCAGAAGCGATGAATTTAGACCTTAAAGTAGGCTATAACGTAGAGCATGACCGCTTCGGAAAAGGAAAAGTAACCAAACTGGAAGGAACGGGCGTTGACAAAAAAGCAACGATCTTTTTCCCGCATGCCGGCGCGAAAACCTTATTATTACGTTTTGCAAAACTGACTGTTTTAGAAGATTAA
- a CDS encoding single-stranded DNA-binding protein, whose product MNTLRNKVSLIGRLGKQPEITKFQSGTQVAKMSIATREPYKDKNGEWVDNTQWHNVVAWGKQVDRIVKDLDKGVEVLLEGRLVNKSYETKTGEKRFSTEIEMSGFLVLTTKATN is encoded by the coding sequence ATGAACACATTACGTAACAAAGTAAGTTTGATCGGCCGTCTAGGCAAACAACCTGAAATCACAAAATTTCAATCGGGAACACAAGTTGCCAAAATGAGCATTGCCACCCGTGAACCGTATAAAGACAAAAATGGTGAATGGGTAGATAATACACAATGGCACAATGTGGTTGCCTGGGGGAAACAGGTAGATCGTATTGTCAAAGATTTGGACAAAGGCGTTGAAGTATTATTGGAAGGTCGCTTAGTGAACAAATCTTACGAAACCAAAACCGGTGAAAAACGCTTCAGTACAGAAATTGAGATGAGTGGATTTTTAGTTCTGACAACAAAAGCTACCAATTAA